The Candidatus Stygibacter australis region CTATTTGAGCCACGGGGTTAAAGGGATTCGGGTATATACTATTCAAGCCAGTTGCTTCAGGCAATTCAGGATCATTTGCCGTGTGATTGAAATCTATAGTCACTATCTCAGACTCACCATTATCATATACAGCCTGCACTCCTGCTTCATGCTCCCCTACTACATTTTCAAATTCATACTCCCTGATATCGACAAACGCTAAAGAATCTCCATCAAGATACACAATATAACCAAGCAAATCCCTATCTCTAAATGCTGATTGTGTCCCGACAGGAGTTTGCTCTTCACTATTAAATTCAGCAGAGAATTCTACTTCCCGCGTGCCGCTATTTAATACCTGTACATCATCAAGCTTGATCATGAACTGATCTGTAACATCATAATGTCGCCAGGCAATATTCACCGTACTACCTGCCCAGGGCGTTAAACTAATTGTGTGCTGCACCCACTGGTTATTTACCATAGTCTCTTCAATTAAGGTTTCATCAAAGTTCTCTAAATCTGTACCATTATCAGAAATTAAAACCGCATAATGTTCATTGGGATAAAATTCATCCTGAGAAGCGATCCAGAAATGTAATTCTGATAATGCACCAACCACTATTCCTGGCGAGATCAGCCAGTTATCAGGAGTTAATGCTCCAGCAGTGGGATGATATGATTGACTGCCGGCGGAGCTCGATCCTGAATGCGGTGACTGCACATATATATACCAGCCATAACCATCACCATCATTATCTATATTCAGCCAGCCCTGTGGCAATATCACACCTTCAAAACCCTGTTCCAGTTCCTGACCACTTCCTCCACTACCTGGTGCAAACCAGGTAAATAAGGCATGATTATCGGGTAGTAGATCAACATTTAATAGTACAGGTTCATCATCCTGAATTGTAACAACTACAATATCTTCATCCTGCAATTCGCCATCAGAAACCTGCAGTGTAAATTCAAATTCTGTAGGATCAACTACCTGCGGTGCAGTAAAGGTGGGATTTATTGCATAGGGATCACTCAGCATCACTCCGGCAGGTGCTATCCAGATATACTCCAGCTCTCCTGTTTCCACATCCCATGACCCACTGCCATCCAGACTTATCGTCTCGCCATCTCTGCCATTAATATTCATCCCGGCATCTGCATGAGGTGGATCATTTATAGATGTTACATTTACTATCACATCTGCCTCTGCTTCCAAACGCTGAATATTATCACTCACAATAAAAGTAAGAGTCTCTGTGCCATTCCAGTTTGCTGCTGCATTCAAAACTACTTCCAGATCACTAATATCAACAATGATATTTTCATTCCCTTCTACATCAAGAGTAAGATCATCTTCATCAATATCACTCACGTATTCACTAAAATCAAGCTCTAACTGCCCATCTTCATCAAAATCAAATTGGGCCGGAAGATTTATTTCAGGGGCATGATTCATATAATTAACTGTTACTGTCACAAAGTCTGAGGTGGAATATTGTCCATCAGAAACCGTCAAAGTCACTATATAATCAGTATCATCCATCACAATAGGAGCTGTGAACTGCGTAATTTCCGAGGCAGGTTCATCAATTATGATATCTGCAGGTGCTTCCCATAAAAATGTGATATCATCACCATCAGGATCATAAGATCCGCTGCCATCTAACGTTCCCTGAGAACCAGAAACAACACCAAAATCCTCTCCGGCATCAGCTACTGGTGGGTGAGGTAAACCAATATCATTTACTATCACTTCTCCATCTTCAAACTCAGATAAACCCCAGCCTCCTAACATACAAAGTACTATATCTAATTCAGAGTCCCCAAAACAAGTTGCCTCAAAGTCCAGTTCTATCAATGATCCCGTCCCACTCATTGACAAATAATGCATATAGCTGATTACCAGATAGCCTGGACTCTCAACCTCAGCTTCTGCTGCACCACCAGTCATGATTGAATTAGCTATTGAGAAATCTGTGTAGGATAAAACGGTGGGATCATAAGCAAAATGTATCTCATAAGAAACTATTGACCATTCTTCAAATACTTCTGTTGTAAAAATCGGAACCGTGAGTGATTGACCATCATTTATTTCATAGTCATTGCAGTAGATGATAGTATCATCAGGATAAAACACGTTGATCATGACTGTGTCACTTGCAGAGGCACGTAAGATATTGTCATCTACCGTAAAGATCAATTCTTCACTGCCATGCCAGCCTAACTCGTAGTTAAAACTCACTTCGCTGCCATTAAAATCTACTTCCAGTTCATCTTCACCATAGACAGAAATATAGAGCAAGTCTCCATCAATATCATCCATAAACTGGCTGAAATCTATTACTGCTGCTGCTTCTGCCTGAAAGGTAAGCTGCTCCGGTAAATTCAGCACCGGAGCATCATTCACAGGGTTTACTATCACCTGCATTTCAACTGTGGTAGTTTCTCTGCTTTGATCATCTGAGACCATTATAGTGATGTATTCCACTCCGTTCCAGTCAGCATCTGCTGTCATTGATAATTCCGTGCCTGCAATTGAAGCATCAATATGTTCACTTCCTTCCACGTCATAGCTGAGTTCATCACCTTCAATATCACTGAAATATTGACTGATATCCTGGACGAAACTGCCATCTTCATTAAATTGAAAATGCGCAGGTAATGCCGAAACAGGGGCATCATTTACCGGATTAACTACTACAGTTACATCATCGCTGTCATTTTCTTCCATACCAATAACTTCAAAATCTATAACTTCACTACCATACCAGTTTTCTGCACCAATTAATGTCACCAGATTACCAGAAATAGAAACATCAATATTCTCATTGCCTGTTGCAACTATACCTGTGAATATTCCAGTTACATATTCAGAAAAATCTACAACCAGTTCCACATCTTCATCTGTGGTAAATTCAGCTGGTAATTCGATATCTGGAGGCATTGAACCACCAAGATAGATACCTCCATTATCCATGTAAAAGAATTGTGAGGCATTGTAATTAAGTTGATACTCTCCAACTCCACTATCTCCAGATGATATTTCAGTTACTTCCAGATGTAATATATCCGTATCGTTCCAGGTGGAAAACTGACCACAATTTACTTTAACCATTGAACCAAAAGCTGGATAATAACAATCGGTATCATTTTCAGTCAATATTACAACAGGATCAGCCAACAAGAGCCAGGCTTGAAATGTAATATCGCCTGCTGCAGGAATTTCATTTAATGAATTCCTGATCTCCATATACATTGGATGTGGTCCATCGCAATACAAGGATGCAATTAAAATTAATAAAGATATCAGTATTATTCTCTTTTTCATAATAGCTCCTCGACCCTTAAAAGTGATTTAAGAGTGATAATTTTATATAACAAATATTTTTTCTCTAATCCATTTCTGTCAATAAATTTCCCAATTTCTCGTAAAATAACACCGGAGACTGTTCACCCCCCCCAACCAAGACCTTGCAACGGTGTTCATACCTTCACAATGGTTGATCAGTAAATATAAGCGTATAAATATAATCAAATCGCTCATTTAGTGCTCATAACGGTCACCCATTGCGAAGGTGCAAGACATTCGCAGGGTTTCAGTCTATATTTTCTGCCAGAAAGTTACTTGGGCAATCTGGTATTTATATGATCTGCTGTTACTTCTCAGCAGAAGGGGAATATCCACCGGATCCTGCAATTCCTGGAATTCGGTTTTGAGAATTTCTCTTAATGCCTCAATGGAATAATAGGGTTCACCATCTTTTCTGAATCCACCTAATTGTTTTTCCTTTTTAGTAAATTCTTCTGACCAGTTATAGGTAGAAGAAATTATCAGATAACCATCTGAATTAATTCTTTTGGCAATAAGCTCCAGGAAATTCTGAGGGTCATATATTTTTTCGAGGATATTCTGAGCGATAATACAATCATAATTATTGAATTTTACTGCCAGATTAGAAGCATCAGCCTGCCAGAATTCGACTTTATCCACGACATCAGTCAAACCAAAATCAGCCAGATCGGCTTCTTTGAAGGAAGTGATCTCACCCTCTTCAAGGAGCAGATATTTGATCTTCTTCTGGGTTTTCATTCTTTGAGCTACTTTGATCAGACGGGCAGTAAAATCAATCCCGATTACTTTTTCGCTGTACTTAGCCAATTCAAAACTACATCTTCCAGTGCTGCATCCAATATTCAGAACTCGCGTTTTATCCTGTATAAATGGTTTGCATATAGCTGCCAAATTTTGGGAGAAATTCCCGAGCTGAAGTATATCCTCACCATAATCAAGCTCACAGAAAGAAGTGATTTCCTGATCGTCTTCATAAATATCTGTAAATTCTGGTAATTCCTGATAAGATACAACATATCTGAAACCTGCATGCTGAAAGAAATGACGTCGGAAAGCATATCGGCTGTCCCGAGTCGCTTCATTTCCAGTAGAAATCCAGGAACCACCTTTAAATAAATTGTGCCTGCCATCAAAAGTTGGGGTAGAAAAATCATCATAACAGGGATGAACCTTGAATCCAGAAAATCCGGTAATCGGCGTCTCAGTCCATTGCCAGACATTGCCAATTATATCATAAAACTCGTCAAACTTGAAAATATCAACCGGACATGGTGAATGAAAATGCTCAAGATTAATATTACCTGGTGCTTGTTTCCACCTGGGTTGATCCTGCTTTACGTGGTCATCGTATAAAATGTACCATTCCTCTTCTGTAGGCAATCTGACCGGTAAATTCAACTGATCTGCTTTCCAGTTACAGAAAGCTTTCGCTTCCAGGTAATTTACTTCAACTGGCCAGCTCCAGGGTAAGGGAATCTCATGGATCATTAATCTCAGTATCCAGTTATCCTTCTTCTTTAACCAGAATCTGGGATGCTCAGCTTTTGTATATTGTCTCCAGCTCCAGCCTTCATCTGTCCACCATTTCTGAGTTTCATATCCACCTGAATTGATAAACTGCATAAATTCATGATTACTAACAAGATATTTTGCTGCCTGAAATTCATCAACTTTATAGTCATGAGTTCCATATTCATTATCCCAGCCATATAGTGAACTTTCATTAGGTTTTCCCAATTTCACTGTCCTGCCTGATACATTAATCAGAATATTGGATACAGTTTCATGATCAAAAGTGCAAATATGACCCAACCCGTTATCCTGCAATTTTCCCAAAGGTAATTGCCTTATCAGCATAGAAGATGTTTCCAGATGGATTCGCTGGTGTTCAATACCCATCATAAATATCCAGAATGGGCTGTCCCATTTGATTGGTATGATCAGATCCAGTTCACTGATCAAATTATCTACCAGTAAGCGAACCTGTCGTCGATAAGCCATTACCTCAGATAAAGGTGGCCAGTTATAATTTGCTTCATTCAGATCATCCCATGACATCTCATCTACACCAACTGCAAACATTGATTCAAATTCAGGATTCACTCTATTGGATATTATTTTTGCAAGTATTAGTTTATTAATATAGAATACTGCTGTGTGACCGATGTAAAATATCAGTGGGTGTCGTAGGGGATCAGCCCTTTGATAAAATGTATCATCATCTATGATCGTAGTATAAAGTTGCTCATCTATTTCCCAGGTACAATGAAAATACTGACGAATCTGCTCCTTCTTCTCCTCGATAGTACCTTCATCTAATATTATTGTTTTTGTAATGTATTCCTTCATTATTCACTCCCTGTCTAATATTGTGCTTAAAATATTTCACTTAATAATAAGGTCAAATAATAAAGCAGGTTGAGAAAACTCAACCTGCTTTAATTTTTTTCCCGTAAGTAACTTACCTTAATCAGGTATTACCAGAATAGAATAAAGCTATTTCAGCAATTCTTTTAAAGAATATCCGAGATTATTTTGTCCAATTCCTTCCTGGTAAGCTTTCCCGGGCTTTCAAGACCAAGAATTGTGCATGCACTTTGAGTCGTAAAGCTTGCCCATTGAATAAGCTGTTCCTTGAATTTCTCCAAATTAATTTTTGGACCATTAATAACACGGTAAGAAATCGTGATAGCACAGATATTATTCCAGATCAAATGACTTACCTGATGCAGAAGTTCTTCATCCTTAACCAGTGGTGAAAGGAAAGACGTGAAGAAGTTTTCGATTTCTTCAAATTTCTTGTAAAGTGTGTTCAACGCTGGTTCATAATCGTGTGATACCACGCCAGGAACCATAAAGGCAAATTTGATGTTTTTATCACTAAATGCATAAAGGAAAAGCTTATGAATCATCTTATTAAGTGATTTGGGTGTTGCTTTATCCTTCAAATGTGGATTCATTAACTCAGCAAATTGAAAATGCTTCTCTGCCAATAGACAAATTACTTCACTCCACAACGCTGCCTTGGAACCATAATAATAGTTCACGGCATGGATCGAGCATTTGGCATCATCCACAATATCTTTAATACTGGTTTCATCAAAACCTTTTTCACTGAAATACTTTGTTGCAGACTTCAAAATCTGCGACTTTCTGGGTGACTTTTTCTTACGGCGGTAGCGTATATCTACCATGGCTGTTTCGTAATCATATACTTTTTTCATAATTCAATTTTCGCTAATCTTAAAATTAAGTCAAATGAAATTTTATTTG contains the following coding sequences:
- the ovoA gene encoding 5-histidylcysteine sulfoxide synthase, which produces MKEYITKTIILDEGTIEEKKEQIRQYFHCTWEIDEQLYTTIIDDDTFYQRADPLRHPLIFYIGHTAVFYINKLILAKIISNRVNPEFESMFAVGVDEMSWDDLNEANYNWPPLSEVMAYRRQVRLLVDNLISELDLIIPIKWDSPFWIFMMGIEHQRIHLETSSMLIRQLPLGKLQDNGLGHICTFDHETVSNILINVSGRTVKLGKPNESSLYGWDNEYGTHDYKVDEFQAAKYLVSNHEFMQFINSGGYETQKWWTDEGWSWRQYTKAEHPRFWLKKKDNWILRLMIHEIPLPWSWPVEVNYLEAKAFCNWKADQLNLPVRLPTEEEWYILYDDHVKQDQPRWKQAPGNINLEHFHSPCPVDIFKFDEFYDIIGNVWQWTETPITGFSGFKVHPCYDDFSTPTFDGRHNLFKGGSWISTGNEATRDSRYAFRRHFFQHAGFRYVVSYQELPEFTDIYEDDQEITSFCELDYGEDILQLGNFSQNLAAICKPFIQDKTRVLNIGCSTGRCSFELAKYSEKVIGIDFTARLIKVAQRMKTQKKIKYLLLEEGEITSFKEADLADFGLTDVVDKVEFWQADASNLAVKFNNYDCIIAQNILEKIYDPQNFLELIAKRINSDGYLIISSTYNWSEEFTKKEKQLGGFRKDGEPYYSIEALREILKTEFQELQDPVDIPLLLRSNSRSYKYQIAQVTFWQKI
- a CDS encoding TetR/AcrR family transcriptional regulator, with protein sequence MKKVYDYETAMVDIRYRRKKKSPRKSQILKSATKYFSEKGFDETSIKDIVDDAKCSIHAVNYYYGSKAALWSEVICLLAEKHFQFAELMNPHLKDKATPKSLNKMIHKLFLYAFSDKNIKFAFMVPGVVSHDYEPALNTLYKKFEEIENFFTSFLSPLVKDEELLHQVSHLIWNNICAITISYRVINGPKINLEKFKEQLIQWASFTTQSACTILGLESPGKLTRKELDKIISDIL
- a CDS encoding choice-of-anchor J domain-containing protein encodes the protein MKKRIILISLLILIASLYCDGPHPMYMEIRNSLNEIPAAGDITFQAWLLLADPVVILTENDTDCYYPAFGSMVKVNCGQFSTWNDTDILHLEVTEISSGDSGVGEYQLNYNASQFFYMDNGGIYLGGSMPPDIELPAEFTTDEDVELVVDFSEYVTGIFTGIVATGNENIDVSISGNLVTLIGAENWYGSEVIDFEVIGMEENDSDDVTVVVNPVNDAPVSALPAHFQFNEDGSFVQDISQYFSDIEGDELSYDVEGSEHIDASIAGTELSMTADADWNGVEYITIMVSDDQSRETTTVEMQVIVNPVNDAPVLNLPEQLTFQAEAAAVIDFSQFMDDIDGDLLYISVYGEDELEVDFNGSEVSFNYELGWHGSEELIFTVDDNILRASASDTVMINVFYPDDTIIYCNDYEINDGQSLTVPIFTTEVFEEWSIVSYEIHFAYDPTVLSYTDFSIANSIMTGGAAEAEVESPGYLVISYMHYLSMSGTGSLIELDFEATCFGDSELDIVLCMLGGWGLSEFEDGEVIVNDIGLPHPPVADAGEDFGVVSGSQGTLDGSGSYDPDGDDITFLWEAPADIIIDEPASEITQFTAPIVMDDTDYIVTLTVSDGQYSTSDFVTVTVNYMNHAPEINLPAQFDFDEDGQLELDFSEYVSDIDEDDLTLDVEGNENIIVDISDLEVVLNAAANWNGTETLTFIVSDNIQRLEAEADVIVNVTSINDPPHADAGMNINGRDGETISLDGSGSWDVETGELEYIWIAPAGVMLSDPYAINPTFTAPQVVDPTEFEFTLQVSDGELQDEDIVVVTIQDDEPVLLNVDLLPDNHALFTWFAPGSGGSGQELEQGFEGVILPQGWLNIDNDGDGYGWYIYVQSPHSGSSSAGSQSYHPTAGALTPDNWLISPGIVVGALSELHFWIASQDEFYPNEHYAVLISDNGTDLENFDETLIEETMVNNQWVQHTISLTPWAGSTVNIAWRHYDVTDQFMIKLDDVQVLNSGTREVEFSAEFNSEEQTPVGTQSAFRDRDLLGYIVYLDGDSLAFVDIREYEFENVVGEHEAGVQAVYDNGESEIVTIDFNHTANDPELPEATGLNSIYPNPFNPVAQIEFSLAEAAEVQINVYNVKGQKVAELLNSELDSGSHKITWQADHSPSGLYFVKMQTSGYQKIQKLILLK